The genomic window CGCCCAACAATTAATCCAATCCGCCCAGCGGAATGAAATCACTGAACACTTTATTTATCTCCGCTTAGCGGCAAGTATGCGGGATGCGCATAATCGTCAGGTACTCGAGCGGATCGCTGCTGACGAACTAGCTCATTATAATTTCTGGAAAGAACGCTCGGGTCAGGACATTGCCCCGCGACAGATGATGATTCGTTGGTATGTATTTTTGGGGCGTGTTTTTGGCTTGACCTTTGCGGTGAAACTGATGGAACAGGGTGAAGAGAAAGCTCAGGCACGCTATGCTTCGAGCGCACAATTAACCCAGATTGATGAACAGATCATCCGCGACGAAGAGCGGCATGAAAGAGAATTGATCGGCATGATCGATGAAGAGCGGTTGAAGTACGTGGGCTCAATGGTTCTTGGTTTAAATGACGCCCTTGTTGAATTAACTGGTGCGCTGGCTGGATTTACCCTGACGCTGCAGCGGACGGACATTATTGCGGTGGTCGGATTAATCACCGGCATTGCCGCGTCATTATCCATGGCAGTGTCGGAATATTTGTCCACTAAATCAGAAGGAGATGGTCGGCATCCAGTACGCGCCTCATTATATACGGGCGTGGCGTATGTGATGACCGTGGTTGTCCTGATTTTGCCATTCTTTTTCCTCGAGAATCCGTTTGTGGCACTGGCGATTTCACTAAGCGCGGCGTTACTGATAATTGCCTTGTTTAATTATTATGTGTCAATTGCCCAAGGATATTCATTCCGCAAACGATTTGTTGAAATGGCGGGCCTCAGTCTGGGAGTTGCAGCGGTTACGTTTTCCATAGGATTTATTGTCAGTAAATTTTTTAATATTGATGTCTAGCCATGATTTCCTACGATGATTTTCAGAAAGTAGACATGCGTGTCGGTCGGATCAGTGCGGTCGAAGAATTCCCTCGGGCGAAAAATCCGTCTTTCCGCGTGCAGGTTGATTTCGGTACCGAACTCGGCACCAAGTGGTCGAGCGTCCAGGCCAAGCGGGATTATACGCCTGAACAATTGATGGGGAGACTCGTGGTCTGTACAGTTAATTTTCCACCAAAGAACATTGCAGGCTTTATGTCCGAAGTGCTGGTGATGGGGGTTTCAAACGACGCCGGTGCATTAGTACTGCTCCAGCCGGATCGTGACGCGCCGTTAGGCAGTCGCGTGTATTAAATAGAATAAAAAGCAGGGTATAATAGTAATATGTCTATACGTGGCACAATCCGATGGATTCTCAGGCGTGAAGCCAATGATTGGAAAAAGGATTTCTTCATCATTGGGGGAATCATTTTGATTGTGGGCGCATTCATTTGGTGGAGCCCGCCGTTGCCGGATGCGGCGACGATTCAGGAATGGACTGAACGCTTAGGCGCGTCTGGTCCATTGGCAATGATGATGACCATTGTCGCTGAATCGATCCTAGCTCCGATACCCGGAACCTTTATCTCTATTGCCGCTGGCGTGCTCTATGGTGTCTGGCCAGGCGTACTCTATGTTTGGGTGGCCAATGTCATTGGATCATCCCTTACGTTTTTTATTGGAAGGAAACTGGGCCGACCAGTGGTGGAAAAAATTGTGCGAGGGAAACATATTGATTCCTATGATGCATTTTTTCGGCGTAATCGACTGCTGATCGCATTGGCGTATGTCATTCCCATCTTGTTTCCTACGGATATGATTGGGTATGTGGTTGGGCTATCACAAGTATCCTACCGCCGTTTTGCCATTTATATGCCCATAGGATTTGCTATTAATCTGACGATACTCACCTCGTTTGGCAATAATTTGGTGGAAGCGTCAAAAGCGACACAAACCTGGTATTTTGCCAGTATGCTTATACTTGTATTTATTGCGGTATTGGTTCAGCGGAGCATCAACCGTCGTAGTCCCGTTTGACAACTAACTATACATACGCTACTATCATCCCCGTATGACACACGCACGAAATAATAATGCCAATAATTTTTTCCGAAACCCTTCGGCGTAATTCATCGTGTTTAAATAATAGATGATGTTCCGCCGAAAAGGCGGAATTTTTAATATATATTAATTGGTTGCGTTATAAATTCTGGGGTAGTTTAATTTGGTAGAACGCTGCACTGTTAATGCAGATGTTGGAGGTTCGAGTCCTCCCCCCAGAGCTTGTAACGGAATAATATTGTTTGTTGATAATGAATCCCAAATTGATTGACATTTTTTTGCTAGGTCTCATACTTATAATAGAAAGGAATACATATATATGCCAAAAACTAAGCTAGGGAAATGGTCCGCGTGGTGCTTGGCCTTTTTTGTTATCTTCTTTGCCATTGCGCAAATAATTGTTGCGTCTGGCCAGGAGGGTGGAGAAACTTTTTTTGATAACCTCTACATTTCTATTCCCATGACGCTGGTGTGGCTTTCGGGGGTATTCGCTTTTATCTTTGGGAGCATCAGTATTACGAAGAGCAAAGAACGATCAGTGCTGGTATTTATTGCAACCGGTATTGGTTTTTTGATGTTGGTATTTATCCTTGGGGAAATATTTGGCCCAGACCACTAAGTGCTGTACTGGATATAATACGTTAGTTTTTAGTGTCAGCGGTTGTATCATCTTGTCGGCTCGTTTGTGTCATTAAATGCCAGCTCGAGAATCTACGGGCTGAGCCGTCTTTTGGCAATTCCGTCCCTTGAGTGTGCGATAGGCATAACCCCGCTGGGCTTGACAAAATGGGCTGTTTCAGCGTATAGTGTACGGCTCATTGACAATTTAGTACAATGAGAAACGAAGGAGGTTTTATCGTTCAGATGACCAAACAATTCACACGCACGGTCGAGGATTTTACGTGCGAGCATTGCGGCCATGAGGTTAAGGGGACAGGGTATACCAACCATTGTCCAGCTTGCTTGTGGTCAAAACATGTCGACGTAAATCCGGGCGATCGTCAAGCCGAGTGTCTCGGTATGATGGAGCCAATCTCGATCGAGCAAAAGCGTGGCGATTTCGTAATCGTCCAGCGTTGTCAATCGTGCGGTCATGTTCGAAAAAACAAGGCTGCACCAGAGGACGACATGGACGAGATCATACGTATCTCGTCGCACGGCATCCAGGGGTAGTAATGTTGCTTATACAGTACTGCCCCTTCGCCTTTTTCTGAAAAGTGATGTTTTTGTTGATATATCAGAAAGGAGTCCGTCGTGGATAAGCAGAAATGTGCTGGATGTGCCGTTGGGTGCGTGCCGTTTGATTCGGTGCCGCATCTGTGTCACATCGAGACGACTTATCAATGCAATTCGGATTGTATCTTTTGTTACAATCCGGAGCGCGAAAAACCGATCAATACTTCATTGATCGATCGGGTCGTACGATCCGTGGCTGCCAGTCAGATACCGCATGTGTATCTGATTGGGGGTGAACCGAGTA from Candidatus Kerfeldbacteria bacterium includes these protein-coding regions:
- a CDS encoding TVP38/TMEM64 family protein, with the translated sequence MSIRGTIRWILRREANDWKKDFFIIGGIILIVGAFIWWSPPLPDAATIQEWTERLGASGPLAMMMTIVAESILAPIPGTFISIAAGVLYGVWPGVLYVWVANVIGSSLTFFIGRKLGRPVVEKIVRGKHIDSYDAFFRRNRLLIALAYVIPILFPTDMIGYVVGLSQVSYRRFAIYMPIGFAINLTILTSFGNNLVEASKATQTWYFASMLILVFIAVLVQRSINRRSPV
- a CDS encoding VIT1/CCC1 transporter family protein; translated protein: MSQSLDAQQLIQSAQRNEITEHFIYLRLAASMRDAHNRQVLERIAADELAHYNFWKERSGQDIAPRQMMIRWYVFLGRVFGLTFAVKLMEQGEEKAQARYASSAQLTQIDEQIIRDEERHERELIGMIDEERLKYVGSMVLGLNDALVELTGALAGFTLTLQRTDIIAVVGLITGIAASLSMAVSEYLSTKSEGDGRHPVRASLYTGVAYVMTVVVLILPFFFLENPFVALAISLSAALLIIALFNYYVSIAQGYSFRKRFVEMAGLSLGVAAVTFSIGFIVSKFFNIDV
- a CDS encoding tRNA-binding protein produces the protein MISYDDFQKVDMRVGRISAVEEFPRAKNPSFRVQVDFGTELGTKWSSVQAKRDYTPEQLMGRLVVCTVNFPPKNIAGFMSEVLVMGVSNDAGALVLLQPDRDAPLGSRVY
- a CDS encoding RNHCP domain-containing protein translates to MTKQFTRTVEDFTCEHCGHEVKGTGYTNHCPACLWSKHVDVNPGDRQAECLGMMEPISIEQKRGDFVIVQRCQSCGHVRKNKAAPEDDMDEIIRISSHGIQG